The sequence TTGAGATGTCTTTAATTTCATCCCGTCCGGCATAAGCTACACATACATCAATCAGATGTGAAGCACCTTCTTGGTCTTTTGCTACCTTTAACATCCCGTCAAAATCATCTTTTAACAATAGTTCCCTAAAAGCCTTACTCCCGTTTGCATTTGCTCTTTCTCCGATAAGAGTGGGCGGTGGGTCTTGTGTGAGGCTTGTGCTTGTGTAAAGACTTGATACCAGGCCTTTTGCGGAAAAATTATCATCTTTTACCGAAGGCGTTATTGTTTTTAATTTTTCACTAATTTTTTTAATATGTTCATAAGTAGTGCCACAACATCCGCCAACTATATCTATGTCATATTTTTTAACTAAATCGTACATGATATCAGCCATTTTATCCGGAGTCATGTTATAAACAAATTTACCATTTATTGTTTCGGGTAATCCGGCGTTTGGAATGCAAGAGATTTTGGATTTGAAATTTGCCCTAAAGTCAGCCAAAAATCTCTCCATCATGTCAGGCCCGAGTGAGCAGTTTATGCCAAGTGAAAAAATTGAATAATCGGCAAGGGATGCAATGACAGCGGAAATATCCGAGCCTAAAAGCATAGTGCCGTTTTGCTCCAATGTGACTGAAACCATTACGGGTAAATCGATATATTTTTCATTCATTGTGTCAAATACTGCGTTAATGGCAGATTTTACTTGCAGGATATCTTGGCAGGTTTCTATTATAAAAAGGTCGATACCCCCATCAATAAGTGCATTAGCTTGTTCCTTGTACATTTGATAAAGGTCATCGTAAGAAATATGGCCAAGACTTGGAAGTTTAGTCCCTGGGCCCATTGATCCAGCCACAAAACAGCCAAATTTGTCAGCCGCTTTTCTTGCAATTTGCGCCCCTTTTAAATTTATCTCATATACCCTATCCTCAAGTCCAAATTCTGAGAGGACAAGCCTTGTGCCTCCAAAAGTATTTGTTTCCAACACCTTTGCACCGGCCTTCAAAAAATTTGAATGAATTTCATAAATTATATTTTCATTGCAAACATTTAAGTATTCATTGCATCCGGGGTAGCCACCGAAGTCCTCTTCTGAGAGCTCGTAGGTCTGAATTGTTGTCCCCATAGCGCCGTCAAAAATTACAATATTCTCTTTTGCGTAAGTTCTAAAGTCCATTTTTTCTCCAATTTATCTTTGTTACAAAATCATATAGCCTTTAATTATATAGAGTTTTTACCATGAAATCTATTGTTTTATTATATTTTTTTGTTAGATATGTAAAGTGTATTGATTTTAGTTTATTACGTGTTAGAATATACCGGTGAAAAATTATACTGTATGAATAATAAAATAGGCGATTTCAAACTTTACCTTTCTCATGAATTAGGTCTGGCAGATAATACAGTGATGGCATATCTGAATGATATAAATCACTTTTATGATTTCTTTAACAATAAAAATATGCAGGTGAAAAGTACAGATATAGTTAACTATATGAATAAATTAAAGAGTGACGGTTACTCCATAGAAACGATTTTAAGACGTCTGTCCGGGCTTTCTGCTTATTTTGATTTTTTGATTAAGGAAAGATTGATTGACAAAAACCCTATATCTTTTATCAGCAAGCCAAAGGGGTGGGATAAGTTACCTAAATTTTTGAATTTTGACGAAGTTGATAAGATTCTTTCAATTTTTAATACAAATGACCCGCTCGAATATAGAAATAAGATTTTAATAGAGTTTTTGTACTCCACAGGGTGCAGAGTGAGTGAGATTTTAAATATAAAAGTAAGTGATGTAGATTCAAAGCGTGGATTTGTAAGGGTCGTAGGTAAGGGGAATAAGCAAAGGATTGTCCCCCTTTACAATAAACTTGTTGAAATTTTACCTTCCTACTATAATATAAGGCATACATATTTTGTTAAAGGCAGGGACACGGGTTATCTTTTTTTGAGTAGAAACGGTAATAAGTTATCAAGGGTGATGTGCTTTAATATATTGAGGGATGCTTGCGAGAGAGCGGGGATTAGA comes from Deferrivibrio essentukiensis and encodes:
- the xerA gene encoding site-specific tyrosine recombinase/integron integrase → MNNKIGDFKLYLSHELGLADNTVMAYLNDINHFYDFFNNKNMQVKSTDIVNYMNKLKSDGYSIETILRRLSGLSAYFDFLIKERLIDKNPISFISKPKGWDKLPKFLNFDEVDKILSIFNTNDPLEYRNKILIEFLYSTGCRVSEILNIKVSDVDSKRGFVRVVGKGNKQRIVPLYNKLVEILPSYYNIRHTYFVKGRDTGYLFLSRNGNKLSRVMCFNILRDACERAGIRKKVSPHTIRHSFATHLLTNGADLRTIQILLGHSNISTTEIYTHITDNKTREILTQFHPRFRNRGKS